The genomic window TACACGCGGCGTACATCGGCGTTGGCCACGATCTCGGCGGGGGTGCCTTCGGCCAGCACCGTGCCATCACTGATGATGTAGGCGTGGTCACAAATGCCCAGGGTCTCGCGCACATTGTGGTCGGTGATCAACACCCCAATGTCACGCGACTTCAGGAAATTGATGATGCGCTGGATCTCGATCACGGCGATCGGGTCGATACCGGCAAAGGGCTCGTCCAGCAGAATAAACCGGGGCCGCGTGGCCAGCGCCCGGGCGATCTCCACCCGGCGGCGTTCGCCACCGGACAGGGCCAGGGCCGGGGATTCGCGCAGATGCTCCACCCGCAGGTCTTGCAGCAGGGCGGTCAGGCGGCGCTCGATTTCGGCACCATTCAGCGGCTTGCCAGCCTCGTCGTGCTGCAGTTCCAGCACGGCGCGCACGTTGTCTTCCACATTGAGTTTGCGGAAGATCGACGCTT from Rhodoferax sp. AJA081-3 includes these protein-coding regions:
- the lptB gene encoding LPS export ABC transporter ATP-binding protein — protein: MSESVETVPDTAVGRLEVSHIQKSYGKRQVVKDVSLTVRTGEVVGLLGPNGAGKTTSFYIIVGLLRASAGDITIDGHSIEHMPIHRRARLGLGYLPQEASIFRKLNVEDNVRAVLELQHDEAGKPLNGAEIERRLTALLQDLRVEHLRESPALALSGGERRRVEIARALATRPRFILLDEPFAGIDPIAVIEIQRIINFLKSRDIGVLITDHNVRETLGICDHAYIISDGTVLAEGTPAEIVANADVRRVYLGEHFKM